From Sparus aurata chromosome 9, fSpaAur1.1, whole genome shotgun sequence, a single genomic window includes:
- the LOC115588659 gene encoding glucose-6-phosphatase 2 isoform X2: MDPGGYEVHHLFHHNVGIKMIWVAVIGDWLNLVFKWILFGHRPYWWVQETPFYHNDSFPHLEQFHITCETGPGSPSGHAMGSSCVWYVMITSALNFTRPASSVTSLQRFQRFRLLRSCLWMAFWVVQISVCVSRVFIATHFPHQVILGLLAGMLVAEAFNYIPSIYNASLKVYLQTNVFLFSFAGCFYLILKSTELDPLWSVTKAKKWCANPDWIHIDTTPFAGLVRNLGALFGLGLAVNSQMFIQSCKGKNGYKTRFKLMCVAATLTSLQVYDFMKMPTNNEVVFYILSFCKSASVPLGVVAVIPYCVHLLIGDEDRKIA, translated from the exons ATGGATCCAGGGGGTTACGAGGTTCACCATCTCTTTCA TCATAATGTGGGCATCAAGATGATATGGGTTGCTGTTATTGGAGACTGGCTAAATCTTGTTTTCAAATG GATTCTGTTTGGCCACCGACCTTACTGGTGGGTGCAAGAAACTCCGTTCTACCACAACGATTCATTCCCACACTTGGAGCAATTCCACATCACATGTGAAACAGGGCCAG GAAGTCCATCTGGTCATGCCATGGGCTCATCGTGTGTGTGGTATGTGATGATCACCTCTGCTCTCAACTTCACCAGGCCTGCCTCCTCTGTCACTTCTCTGCAAAGATTTCAAAG GTTTCGTCTTCTGAGGTCTTGTCTGTGGATGGCCTTTTGGGTCGTTCAGATAAGTGTCTGTGTCTCCAGGGTTTTCATCGCGACACATTTCCCACATCAGGTCATCCTCGGTCTTCTAGCTG GTATGCTGGTTGCGGAGGCGTTCAATTACATCCCCTCAATCTACAATGCAAGCTTGAAAGTGTATCTCCAGaccaatgtttttcttttctcctttgcTGGATGCTTTTATCTGATCCTCAAATCGACAGAGCTCGATCCACTGTGGTCAGTAACTAAAGCCAAGAAGTGGTGTGCTAACCCAGACTGGATCCATATCGACACAACACCTTTTGCCGGTCTGGTGAGAAACCTGGGAGCCCTGTTCGGTCTGGGCCTGGCGGTGAACTCTCAGATGTTCATCCAGAGCTGCAAGGGGAAGAACGGCTACAAAACCAGATTCAAGCTCATGTGTGTGGCTGCAACTCTTACATCTCTGCAGGTGTATGACTTCATGAAAATGCCCACGAACAACGAAGTTGTGTTCTACATTTTATCGTTTTGTAAGAGTGCTTCAGTTCCTCTCGGTGTGGTTGCTGTTATTCCTTACTGTGTACATTTGCTGATCGGAGATGAGGACCGGAAAATAGCTTAG
- the LOC115588659 gene encoding glucose-6-phosphatase 2 isoform X3, translating into MIWVAVIGDWLNLVFKWILFGHRPYWWVQETPFYHNDSFPHLEQFHITCETGPGSPSGHAMGSSCVWYVMITSALNFTRPASSVTSLQRFQRFRLLRSCLWMAFWVVQISVCVSRVFIATHFPHQVILGLLAGMLVAEAFNYIPSIYNASLKVYLQTNVFLFSFAGCFYLILKSTELDPLWSVTKAKKWCANPDWIHIDTTPFAGLVRNLGALFGLGLAVNSQMFIQSCKGKNGYKTRFKLMCVAATLTSLQVYDFMKMPTNNEVVFYILSFCKSASVPLGVVAVIPYCVHLLIGDEDRKIA; encoded by the exons ATGATATGGGTTGCTGTTATTGGAGACTGGCTAAATCTTGTTTTCAAATG GATTCTGTTTGGCCACCGACCTTACTGGTGGGTGCAAGAAACTCCGTTCTACCACAACGATTCATTCCCACACTTGGAGCAATTCCACATCACATGTGAAACAGGGCCAG GAAGTCCATCTGGTCATGCCATGGGCTCATCGTGTGTGTGGTATGTGATGATCACCTCTGCTCTCAACTTCACCAGGCCTGCCTCCTCTGTCACTTCTCTGCAAAGATTTCAAAG GTTTCGTCTTCTGAGGTCTTGTCTGTGGATGGCCTTTTGGGTCGTTCAGATAAGTGTCTGTGTCTCCAGGGTTTTCATCGCGACACATTTCCCACATCAGGTCATCCTCGGTCTTCTAGCTG GTATGCTGGTTGCGGAGGCGTTCAATTACATCCCCTCAATCTACAATGCAAGCTTGAAAGTGTATCTCCAGaccaatgtttttcttttctcctttgcTGGATGCTTTTATCTGATCCTCAAATCGACAGAGCTCGATCCACTGTGGTCAGTAACTAAAGCCAAGAAGTGGTGTGCTAACCCAGACTGGATCCATATCGACACAACACCTTTTGCCGGTCTGGTGAGAAACCTGGGAGCCCTGTTCGGTCTGGGCCTGGCGGTGAACTCTCAGATGTTCATCCAGAGCTGCAAGGGGAAGAACGGCTACAAAACCAGATTCAAGCTCATGTGTGTGGCTGCAACTCTTACATCTCTGCAGGTGTATGACTTCATGAAAATGCCCACGAACAACGAAGTTGTGTTCTACATTTTATCGTTTTGTAAGAGTGCTTCAGTTCCTCTCGGTGTGGTTGCTGTTATTCCTTACTGTGTACATTTGCTGATCGGAGATGAGGACCGGAAAATAGCTTAG
- the LOC115588659 gene encoding glucose-6-phosphatase 2 isoform X1: protein MDFVYSSGVLVIQHIQNNYREYHDFLNFMSTVGDPRNIFSVYFPLWFHLSHNVGIKMIWVAVIGDWLNLVFKWILFGHRPYWWVQETPFYHNDSFPHLEQFHITCETGPGSPSGHAMGSSCVWYVMITSALNFTRPASSVTSLQRFQRFRLLRSCLWMAFWVVQISVCVSRVFIATHFPHQVILGLLAGMLVAEAFNYIPSIYNASLKVYLQTNVFLFSFAGCFYLILKSTELDPLWSVTKAKKWCANPDWIHIDTTPFAGLVRNLGALFGLGLAVNSQMFIQSCKGKNGYKTRFKLMCVAATLTSLQVYDFMKMPTNNEVVFYILSFCKSASVPLGVVAVIPYCVHLLIGDEDRKIA from the exons ATGGATTTTGTCTACAGCAGTGGGGTGCTGGTTATACAGCACATCCAGAACAACTACAGGGAATACCACGACTTTCTCAACTTCATGTCAACTGTCGGAGACCCTCGTaatattttctctgtttatttcCCCCTCTGGTTCCATCTTAGTCATAATGTGGGCATCAAGATGATATGGGTTGCTGTTATTGGAGACTGGCTAAATCTTGTTTTCAAATG GATTCTGTTTGGCCACCGACCTTACTGGTGGGTGCAAGAAACTCCGTTCTACCACAACGATTCATTCCCACACTTGGAGCAATTCCACATCACATGTGAAACAGGGCCAG GAAGTCCATCTGGTCATGCCATGGGCTCATCGTGTGTGTGGTATGTGATGATCACCTCTGCTCTCAACTTCACCAGGCCTGCCTCCTCTGTCACTTCTCTGCAAAGATTTCAAAG GTTTCGTCTTCTGAGGTCTTGTCTGTGGATGGCCTTTTGGGTCGTTCAGATAAGTGTCTGTGTCTCCAGGGTTTTCATCGCGACACATTTCCCACATCAGGTCATCCTCGGTCTTCTAGCTG GTATGCTGGTTGCGGAGGCGTTCAATTACATCCCCTCAATCTACAATGCAAGCTTGAAAGTGTATCTCCAGaccaatgtttttcttttctcctttgcTGGATGCTTTTATCTGATCCTCAAATCGACAGAGCTCGATCCACTGTGGTCAGTAACTAAAGCCAAGAAGTGGTGTGCTAACCCAGACTGGATCCATATCGACACAACACCTTTTGCCGGTCTGGTGAGAAACCTGGGAGCCCTGTTCGGTCTGGGCCTGGCGGTGAACTCTCAGATGTTCATCCAGAGCTGCAAGGGGAAGAACGGCTACAAAACCAGATTCAAGCTCATGTGTGTGGCTGCAACTCTTACATCTCTGCAGGTGTATGACTTCATGAAAATGCCCACGAACAACGAAGTTGTGTTCTACATTTTATCGTTTTGTAAGAGTGCTTCAGTTCCTCTCGGTGTGGTTGCTGTTATTCCTTACTGTGTACATTTGCTGATCGGAGATGAGGACCGGAAAATAGCTTAG
- the spc25 gene encoding kinetochore protein Spc25 yields the protein MTSITDPNMSDRFTNAMEEIHNKHLKTYGEIIDTTTELCQSHRQLVKSALDTCLKKCKDDDMLFETIQTFKKDLEQINTSLKEKRHAISGMVSEIQQKEMQKDDIIQKIEKLREEQAKRKELIESQNKANKDRLRNLGKARLVFQDHLGMEIRTILGKTQLVKGEKLQFVFRNINPSDQDSAYVVTMGIREDGAYQIVSSDPVLECLPVLESRLQETNNLPAFLANVRKEFISQARR from the exons ATGACGTCCATTACTGATCCAAACATGAGTGACAGGTTCACTAATGCAATGGAGGAGATCCACAACAAACATCTGAAGACATATGGGGAGATTATTGACACAACCACAGAGCTGTGCCAGTCCCACAGACAGCTTGTGAAGTCGGCACTAG ATACTTGTCTAAAGAAATGTAAGGATGATGACATGCTGTTTGAGACGATACAGACATTCAAAAAAG ACCttgaacaaataaatacatcattGAAAGAGAAACGGCATGCCATCTCAGGGATGGTGTCTGAGATTCAGCAGAAGGAGATGCAGAAAGATGACATCATCCAGAAGATAGAGAAACTCAGAGAAGAGCAAGCCAAGAGAAAAGAGC TAATTGAATcacaaaataaagcaaacaaaGACAGACTGAGGAATCTTGGGAAAGCCCGACTAGTCTTTCAGGATCATTTGGGGATGGAGATACGAACAATCCTTGGCAAAACACAGTTGGTTAAAG GTGAaaagctgcagtttgttttccGGAATATCAACCCTTCAGATCAGGACAGCGCCTACGTTGTCACAATGGGGATCAGAGAAGATGGAGCATACCAGA TTGTGTCAAGTGACCCCGTGCTTGAGTGTTTGCCAGTGTTGGAAAGCCGGCTTCAGGAGACCAACAACTTACCAGCATTCCTGGCAAACGTCAGGAAGGAATTCATCTCTCAGGCACGCCGCTGA
- the nostrin gene encoding nostrin isoform X1, whose translation MSDFGRRLVKVQSPKSTNSHSLKMRDPTSTCSYNKLYQNVKRLSKNGEYFCKELMTVFQQRAELELNYAKGLQKLAGKLIRASKGMSSNSTYSAWCHVSDEMYSRADAHRSLGNAFQQEAILEIRQVLDEHTKRKRPLDSAIERTGKLVTVNWSEQLKTKKKLGGLTREHEALFNFVENNKQMCTEKEKQKMLNRLTKSAELQTRVDEEYFKINMEGHQMRLKLENTLKNCYQIIQELEKQRIEVLCNILNRYNLQMSSFGQTLKHGQRQIEQAVQRVDMDKDIQVLTEENNITADDNVAEFLMADYFEEDSKSFMDKDRRKEAIKLKLQRLDDTITKTKKDREGVEKLMKTYAENPSFSNQKNLEETEQQLDEITLKLDLLEATHYKLSVSLSDLEGTEKSFHRFKDSIVKWKDKSIFMSKDCEHSVVQLTRPVKLRRTPFRSRQSLRASIIYKGPAQFVTQQSTEAPPGAADPLTPTATMQEAVAAECGSTVNGALPHTDDDDKEQGQITPEPSSIGQCKALYNFTPEQDDELTLKEGDLLDIYTKEENGWWFGELNGKTGHFPSTYVEELPVLTKVQSSDA comes from the exons ATGAGTGACTTTGGGAGGAGGCTGGTCAAAGTTCAAAGTCCAAAGTCAACAAACAGCCACAGTCTTAAGATGAGGGATCCTACGAGCACCTGCTCT TATAACAAACTCTATCAAAATGTTAAACGACTTTCAAAAAATGGGGAGTACTTCTGCAAAGAACTTATGACTGTGTTTCAGCAAAG GGCTGAGCTGGAGCTAAATTATGCTAAAGGACTCCAGAAACTTGCTGGCAAACTCATCAGGGCCTCTAAAGGAATGTCGAGCAA TTCCACCTACAGCGCCTGGTGTCATGTGTCAGATGAGATGTACTCAAGAGCAGACGCCCACAG ATCGTTGGGAAACGCATTTCAGCAAGAAGCAATTCTGGAAATCCGACAAGTCTTAGACGAGCATACTAAGAGGAAGAGGCCT CTCGACAGTGCCATTGAAAGAACTGGAAAACTTGTTACTGTTAACTGGAGTGAGCAACTCAAG ACGAAGAAGAAATTGGGCGGACTAACAAGGGAGCATGAGGCGTTGTTCAACTTTGTTGAGAACAACAAGCAGATgtgcacagaaaaagaaaaacaaaag ATGTTGAACAGGCTGACCAAGTCAGCAGAGTTGCAGACGCGGGTGGATGAGGAGTACTTTAAAATCAACATGGAGGGTCATCAGATGAGACTCAAGTtggaaaacacactgaaaaactgCTATCAG atcATACAGGAGCTGGAGAAACAGCGTATTGAAGTTCTGTGCAACATTTTGAACAGATACAACCTCCAAATGTCCAGCTTCGGGCAGACTCTCAAACAT GGCCAACGACAGATAGAACAGGCAGTTCAGAGGGTGGACATGGATAAAGACATACAAGTCCTGACTGAAGAAAACAACATCACGGCTGATGATAATGTCGCAGAGTTTCTAATGGCTGATTACTTT gaggaggacagcaaaTCATTTATGGACAAAGACCGAAGAAAAGAGGCCATCAAACTCAAACTCCAGCGTCTGGATGACAccattacaaaaacaaagaaggaCCGCGAAG GAGTTGAAAAGCTGATGAAAACGTACGCTGAAAATCCATCTTTCTCCAACCAAAAGAACCTTGAGGAAACAGAACAGCAGTTAGATGAG ATTACTCTAAAACTGGATCTCCTGGAGGCCACACACTACAAACTCTCTGTGTCACTGTCCGATTTAGAGGGGACAGAAAAGTCCTTTCACCGATTTAAAGACAGCATTGTGAAATGGAAAGATAAG TCTATTTTTATGTCTAAGGACTGTGAGCACAGTGTCGTTCAACTGACTCGTCCAGTCAAACTCAGGAGGACCCCATTCAGATCCCGACAGTCACTGAGAGCTTCCATCATTTACAAAGGCCCGGCTCAGTTTGTGACCCAACAGTCTACAGAGGCTCCACCAGGCGCTGCTGACCCGCTCACTCCCACAGCTACGATGCAAGAAGCCGTGGCTGCAGAGTGTGGCAGTACTGTCAACGGAGCACTGCCTCACACTGATGATGACGACAAAGAACAAG GTCAAATCACACCAGAGCCGAGCAGTATAGGACAATGCAAAGCCCTGTACAACTTCACACCCGAGCAGGACGATGAGCTGACTTTAAAAGAAG GGGATCTTCTAGACATTTACACAAAGGAAGAGAATGGATGGTGGTTTGGAGAACTCAACGGGAAGACGGGCCATTTCCCGTCGACCTACGTTGAAGAACTGCCTGTGTTAACCAAAGTCCAATCATCTGATGCCTGA
- the nostrin gene encoding nostrin isoform X2, translated as MRDPTSTCSYNKLYQNVKRLSKNGEYFCKELMTVFQQRAELELNYAKGLQKLAGKLIRASKGMSSNSTYSAWCHVSDEMYSRADAHRSLGNAFQQEAILEIRQVLDEHTKRKRPLDSAIERTGKLVTVNWSEQLKTKKKLGGLTREHEALFNFVENNKQMCTEKEKQKMLNRLTKSAELQTRVDEEYFKINMEGHQMRLKLENTLKNCYQIIQELEKQRIEVLCNILNRYNLQMSSFGQTLKHGQRQIEQAVQRVDMDKDIQVLTEENNITADDNVAEFLMADYFEEDSKSFMDKDRRKEAIKLKLQRLDDTITKTKKDREGVEKLMKTYAENPSFSNQKNLEETEQQLDEITLKLDLLEATHYKLSVSLSDLEGTEKSFHRFKDSIVKWKDKDCEHSVVQLTRPVKLRRTPFRSRQSLRASIIYKGPAQFVTQQSTEAPPGAADPLTPTATMQEAVAAECGSTVNGALPHTDDDDKEQGQITPEPSSIGQCKALYNFTPEQDDELTLKEGDLLDIYTKEENGWWFGELNGKTGHFPSTYVEELPVLTKVQSSDA; from the exons ATGAGGGATCCTACGAGCACCTGCTCT TATAACAAACTCTATCAAAATGTTAAACGACTTTCAAAAAATGGGGAGTACTTCTGCAAAGAACTTATGACTGTGTTTCAGCAAAG GGCTGAGCTGGAGCTAAATTATGCTAAAGGACTCCAGAAACTTGCTGGCAAACTCATCAGGGCCTCTAAAGGAATGTCGAGCAA TTCCACCTACAGCGCCTGGTGTCATGTGTCAGATGAGATGTACTCAAGAGCAGACGCCCACAG ATCGTTGGGAAACGCATTTCAGCAAGAAGCAATTCTGGAAATCCGACAAGTCTTAGACGAGCATACTAAGAGGAAGAGGCCT CTCGACAGTGCCATTGAAAGAACTGGAAAACTTGTTACTGTTAACTGGAGTGAGCAACTCAAG ACGAAGAAGAAATTGGGCGGACTAACAAGGGAGCATGAGGCGTTGTTCAACTTTGTTGAGAACAACAAGCAGATgtgcacagaaaaagaaaaacaaaag ATGTTGAACAGGCTGACCAAGTCAGCAGAGTTGCAGACGCGGGTGGATGAGGAGTACTTTAAAATCAACATGGAGGGTCATCAGATGAGACTCAAGTtggaaaacacactgaaaaactgCTATCAG atcATACAGGAGCTGGAGAAACAGCGTATTGAAGTTCTGTGCAACATTTTGAACAGATACAACCTCCAAATGTCCAGCTTCGGGCAGACTCTCAAACAT GGCCAACGACAGATAGAACAGGCAGTTCAGAGGGTGGACATGGATAAAGACATACAAGTCCTGACTGAAGAAAACAACATCACGGCTGATGATAATGTCGCAGAGTTTCTAATGGCTGATTACTTT gaggaggacagcaaaTCATTTATGGACAAAGACCGAAGAAAAGAGGCCATCAAACTCAAACTCCAGCGTCTGGATGACAccattacaaaaacaaagaaggaCCGCGAAG GAGTTGAAAAGCTGATGAAAACGTACGCTGAAAATCCATCTTTCTCCAACCAAAAGAACCTTGAGGAAACAGAACAGCAGTTAGATGAG ATTACTCTAAAACTGGATCTCCTGGAGGCCACACACTACAAACTCTCTGTGTCACTGTCCGATTTAGAGGGGACAGAAAAGTCCTTTCACCGATTTAAAGACAGCATTGTGAAATGGAAAGATAAG GACTGTGAGCACAGTGTCGTTCAACTGACTCGTCCAGTCAAACTCAGGAGGACCCCATTCAGATCCCGACAGTCACTGAGAGCTTCCATCATTTACAAAGGCCCGGCTCAGTTTGTGACCCAACAGTCTACAGAGGCTCCACCAGGCGCTGCTGACCCGCTCACTCCCACAGCTACGATGCAAGAAGCCGTGGCTGCAGAGTGTGGCAGTACTGTCAACGGAGCACTGCCTCACACTGATGATGACGACAAAGAACAAG GTCAAATCACACCAGAGCCGAGCAGTATAGGACAATGCAAAGCCCTGTACAACTTCACACCCGAGCAGGACGATGAGCTGACTTTAAAAGAAG GGGATCTTCTAGACATTTACACAAAGGAAGAGAATGGATGGTGGTTTGGAGAACTCAACGGGAAGACGGGCCATTTCCCGTCGACCTACGTTGAAGAACTGCCTGTGTTAACCAAAGTCCAATCATCTGATGCCTGA